The following proteins come from a genomic window of Proteiniphilum propionicum:
- the bamA gene encoding outer membrane protein assembly factor BamA, with protein sequence MSKKIFNLLLLFIILSQSASLAQAIDTVRSSVPRELTVNYTAPPKKYYIADINVTGVEGTMYEDQKFVLVGFSGLSRGQKIQIPGEDITNALKRFWKQGLFSDVKILQTKIEGDSVWLEIRLTDRPRVTDIHYSGMKKSEQEEIEKKVGFVKGNQITPPQIARAETIIKSFFSEKGFGDAEVRVMQRPDATQKNQVILEIAVDKKEKIKVNSIRIEGNKALSDNQLKRAMKKTNEKGKIRNIFRAKKFVEDLYAEDKKNLLNKYHEKGYRDAEIIRDTVYKHNEKTVNIDILVEEGPLYHIRSINWVGNTQYPSSQLTQLLNMSSGDVYNQKKLQERLISDEDAAVNLYQNNGYLFSNIDPVEINIENDSVDLELRVVEGPKATIKRVIIQGNDRLYEDVIRRELRTKPGAVFSKEDLLRSVREIAQTGHFDPEALSADISGGINPNPDDGTVDITYPLTSKGNDQIEFSAGWGVTGLVGKLSLRLNNFSLQNLLNPSMRRGIIPQGEGQTLVLSAQTNGRYYQSYQFQFVEPWFGGKRPNHFSINAYFSRYTGLNESYYSQNTYYNPYMYGYGGYPYYGGGYGGYGGGYGGYGGYGYQDMMEYAYDPNQIFNMFGLSVGYGKRLEWPDDYFQIMAELGYQRYDLKNWSYNQFPFQTGASNSITLGLTLSRISTDNPIYTRTGSQFTLSVNATPPFSLWDGNDYAKMAYNNPEKYKWNEYHKWKLKIRTFTPLTPLTVTRTPVIATRVEFGILGHYNKHKQTPFETFDVGGDGMSGYTSSFATENVALRGYENNSIATQARAYTRLGVELRYPFILEPNSTIYGVTFIEAGNAWWNAKDLNPFDLKRSAGAGVRIFLPMIGLMGIDWAYGFDTVYGRGNREKGGSQFHFIIGQEF encoded by the coding sequence ATGTCGAAGAAAATATTCAATTTACTTCTGTTATTTATAATATTGTCACAGTCGGCGTCGCTTGCGCAGGCCATTGATACTGTACGCTCTTCCGTACCACGTGAACTCACTGTGAACTACACCGCGCCACCCAAGAAATATTATATTGCCGATATTAACGTAACGGGTGTTGAGGGAACAATGTATGAAGATCAGAAATTCGTCCTCGTTGGTTTTTCGGGGCTATCAAGAGGTCAAAAGATACAGATCCCCGGAGAAGATATCACAAATGCCCTAAAAAGATTCTGGAAGCAGGGCCTTTTCTCCGATGTAAAGATCTTGCAGACAAAAATTGAGGGAGACAGCGTCTGGTTGGAGATCCGCCTTACGGACCGTCCGAGGGTAACCGACATCCATTACTCAGGAATGAAGAAAAGTGAACAGGAGGAAATTGAAAAAAAAGTAGGTTTTGTTAAAGGTAATCAGATAACCCCACCCCAGATAGCCAGAGCCGAGACAATAATTAAAAGTTTCTTTTCTGAAAAAGGATTCGGCGATGCTGAAGTAAGGGTAATGCAGCGCCCCGATGCCACTCAAAAAAACCAGGTGATACTTGAAATTGCAGTGGATAAAAAGGAAAAAATCAAGGTCAACAGTATCCGCATAGAAGGTAATAAAGCCCTTTCTGATAATCAGTTGAAACGCGCGATGAAAAAAACCAATGAGAAAGGAAAAATCAGAAATATTTTCCGCGCAAAGAAATTTGTGGAAGATCTCTATGCAGAGGATAAGAAAAACCTTCTTAATAAGTATCATGAGAAGGGATATCGGGACGCTGAAATTATTCGCGATACAGTATATAAACATAACGAAAAAACGGTCAACATAGATATTCTGGTAGAAGAAGGGCCACTTTACCATATACGTTCAATCAACTGGGTAGGTAATACTCAATATCCATCTTCACAACTGACTCAATTATTGAATATGTCTTCCGGCGACGTTTATAATCAGAAAAAACTGCAGGAAAGGCTTATAAGCGACGAAGATGCAGCAGTGAATCTTTACCAGAACAACGGTTACCTTTTCTCGAATATTGACCCTGTTGAGATTAATATCGAAAATGATTCTGTTGATCTGGAACTTCGTGTTGTTGAAGGGCCAAAAGCGACTATAAAGAGAGTTATTATCCAGGGAAACGATCGCTTGTACGAAGATGTGATCCGCCGCGAATTGAGGACAAAACCGGGTGCCGTATTCAGCAAAGAGGACCTTTTACGTTCAGTACGTGAGATAGCCCAAACCGGCCACTTCGATCCTGAAGCTCTTTCTGCCGACATTTCAGGAGGAATAAACCCCAATCCGGATGATGGGACCGTGGATATTACCTATCCGCTGACATCGAAAGGAAACGACCAGATTGAATTCTCTGCCGGATGGGGTGTTACCGGACTGGTAGGTAAACTTAGTTTGCGTCTTAACAACTTTTCTTTGCAAAACCTGCTGAACCCGTCGATGCGCAGGGGTATCATCCCCCAGGGAGAAGGGCAAACGCTGGTATTAAGCGCACAGACAAATGGCCGCTATTATCAATCCTATCAATTTCAATTCGTGGAACCCTGGTTTGGAGGGAAAAGGCCGAATCATTTTTCAATAAACGCCTACTTTTCAAGATATACAGGGCTAAACGAAAGTTATTACAGCCAAAACACCTATTATAACCCATACATGTACGGATACGGAGGTTATCCATATTACGGGGGGGGGTACGGAGGTTATGGTGGAGGCTATGGAGGCTATGGAGGCTATGGTTACCAGGATATGATGGAGTATGCATACGACCCCAACCAGATATTTAATATGTTCGGATTATCAGTAGGGTACGGGAAACGACTTGAATGGCCGGACGATTATTTCCAGATTATGGCTGAACTGGGATACCAACGGTATGATCTTAAAAACTGGTCATATAACCAGTTTCCTTTCCAGACAGGAGCGAGCAACAGTATCACTCTTGGTCTTACTTTATCTCGCATATCAACGGATAACCCCATCTATACGAGAACGGGATCACAGTTTACACTCAGCGTCAACGCCACACCTCCTTTCTCTTTATGGGACGGAAACGACTATGCCAAAATGGCATATAACAACCCTGAAAAATATAAATGGAACGAATATCACAAGTGGAAGTTAAAAATACGCACTTTCACACCCCTTACCCCGTTAACGGTTACAAGGACTCCTGTGATAGCAACAAGAGTTGAATTCGGCATATTGGGACACTATAATAAACACAAACAGACTCCTTTTGAAACATTCGATGTGGGTGGTGACGGGATGAGCGGCTACACAAGTTCTTTCGCTACTGAAAATGTGGCTTTGAGGGGATATGAGAACAACTCAATCGCTACACAAGCAAGGGCTTATACACGCCTGGGTGTGGAATTGCGTTATCCGTTTATCCTTGAACCTAACTCAACTATTTATGGAGTTACATTCATAGAAGCGGGGAATGCATGGTGGAATGCAAAAGATCTTAACCCGTTCGATCTGAAACGATCTGCTGGAGCAGGAGTACGTATATTCCTCCCAATGATCGGTTTAATGGGGATAGACTGGGCATACGGATTTGACACTGTTTACGGACGTGGGAACAGAGAGAAAGGCGGAAGCCAGTTCCACTTCATTATCGGACAAGAATTCTGA
- a CDS encoding isoprenyl transferase, which produces MSLFDKLDKNRIPVHIAIIMDGNGRWAKARGLDRGEGHKEGVKAIKKIVEASAKASVQYLTLYAFSTENWNRPSEEVSGLMDLMVYAISRETDELKKNGVKILCIGDMNRLPEYARTALEGCIRDTEGGTRITMVIALSYSSKWELTNAARKIAGDVAKGVLQEKDIDEETIGSYLSTRDFPDPDLLVRTGGEQRISNFLLWQCAYAEFYFTETFWPDFGEEELYEAILDYQGRERRYGKISEQIEI; this is translated from the coding sequence ATGTCGTTATTTGACAAACTAGATAAAAACCGCATTCCCGTCCACATAGCTATTATTATGGACGGTAACGGACGATGGGCAAAAGCCAGAGGCCTTGATAGAGGCGAAGGGCATAAAGAAGGTGTAAAAGCTATAAAAAAAATAGTTGAAGCCTCAGCCAAAGCATCTGTTCAATATCTTACACTTTATGCTTTTTCTACTGAGAACTGGAATCGTCCCAGTGAAGAGGTTAGTGGGCTGATGGATTTAATGGTATATGCCATCTCCAGGGAAACTGACGAGTTAAAAAAGAATGGAGTCAAGATTCTGTGTATAGGCGACATGAATAGATTGCCTGAGTACGCCAGGACAGCTTTAGAAGGATGTATCCGCGATACGGAGGGTGGCACACGTATTACCATGGTGATTGCATTAAGTTATTCATCGAAATGGGAGCTGACAAATGCCGCCAGAAAAATCGCCGGCGACGTTGCCAAAGGTGTCTTACAGGAAAAAGATATTGATGAAGAAACCATTGGCAGTTATCTATCCACACGCGATTTCCCTGATCCCGACCTACTGGTACGAACAGGCGGAGAACAACGAATAAGTAATTTTCTTCTTTGGCAATGTGCTTATGCGGAATTTTATTTTACGGAAACGTTCTGGCCCGATTTCGGAGAAGAAGAATTGTACGAAGCTATCCTTGATTATCAGGGGCGAGAAAGAAGATACGGTAAAATCAGTGAACAGATTGAGATCTAA
- the porG gene encoding type IX secretion system protein PorG, producing MKIQEKSNFIPFWVFTLLFITFSAYMFPQDYKYEIGGAAGTSFYMGDANRSKLYLNPGIASGILFRYNINFYWAIKANLIAGTVSGNSEDSGNRFPFDQKASFHRTFAEIGAQVEFNFFPYSDKFAYRGTKRYTPYLFAGTGVTYATGKSEFLNANLPFGAGFKCKLKNRLHIGFEFSFRKLFGDDFDVTGTDEEWSLKNPYGIESSILKNRDWYSLTMIYLTWEFGMRNDPCHGN from the coding sequence ATGAAAATTCAAGAAAAATCAAATTTTATCCCTTTTTGGGTGTTCACCCTTCTATTTATCACATTCTCTGCATACATGTTTCCCCAGGATTATAAATATGAGATTGGCGGAGCAGCGGGGACATCGTTTTATATGGGTGATGCCAATAGATCAAAACTTTATCTCAACCCGGGCATAGCAAGCGGTATCCTGTTCAGATATAACATCAACTTTTATTGGGCAATAAAGGCGAACCTTATTGCAGGAACAGTTTCAGGCAACAGCGAAGACTCGGGAAACAGGTTTCCTTTTGACCAAAAGGCATCTTTTCACCGTACATTCGCGGAGATAGGGGCTCAGGTGGAGTTCAATTTCTTCCCCTACAGTGATAAGTTTGCTTACAGAGGCACTAAACGATATACCCCCTATCTGTTTGCCGGCACCGGAGTGACGTATGCCACGGGTAAAAGTGAGTTCCTGAATGCGAACTTGCCTTTTGGGGCAGGTTTTAAATGTAAATTAAAAAACAGACTGCATATCGGTTTTGAGTTTTCTTTTCGTAAACTGTTTGGCGACGATTTCGATGTTACCGGAACAGATGAGGAATGGAGCTTAAAGAATCCATACGGAATTGAAAGCAGTATCCTAAAAAACCGGGATTGGTATTCATTAACTATGATTTACCTGACATGGGAATTCGGAATGCGCAATGATCCGTGTCATGGTAATTAA